CAGTTTGGTAGCGAAGCTAAAGTAAAGGAAGCCGGTAAAATGCGAGTAGAAGGTAAAGAATACATAGTTAAGGATGGCGATGTAATGCACTTTAGGTTCAATGTATAATTCGTTAAGAAGGAAAGAACTATCATATAGCTCTCTATATTGAGTTTTTCGTAAAATCATATTTTAAAGACCACATAAGTATAACTTTTGTGGTCTTCCTTTATTTTAACAGTTATTTGTCCATACTGTTTATAAAAGAAATCAACATCATTTTAGGATAAGCCTATTTATGGTTAAATTCACAATTCTAAAAAATACTCTAGCAAATTGAAGAATTTCATAGATGAATTGAACGATGCCCAAAGAGCGCCCGTTCTTCACAAAGACGGTCCACTAATGGTTATTGCGGGTGCAGGGTCTGGCAAGACAAGAGTGCTTACCTTTCGGATTGCCTACTTAATGCAGCAAGGCGTTGACCCTTTCAATATTTTGGCACTGACCTTTACCAATAAGGCGGCGCGTGAAATGAAAGAGCGTATTGCTAAGATCGCGGGTAGATCCGAGACCAAAAACCTTTGGATGGGAACGTTTCACTCTGTTTTTGCAAAGTTGTTGCGGTATGATGGAGATAAATTAGGCTTCCCGAGTAATTTCACCATTTATGATACACAAGACTCTCAGCGTTTATTAGCTTCCATAATTAAAGAAATGGGGCTTGACAAGGACATTTATAAGTATAAACAAGTACAGAACCGTATTTCGTCTTTTAAGAATAGCCTTATTACGGTTAAAGCATATTTGAACAATCCTGATTTGGTAGAGGCAGATGCCATGGCTAAAAGACCTAGAATAGGAGAGATATACCAAAATTATGTAGACCGCTGTTTTAAAGCGGGTGCAATGGATTTTGATGACCTTTTACTTCGTACAAACGAACTATTAAATCGTTTCCCTGAAGTATTGGCAAAATATCAGGATCGGTTTAGGTATATTTTGGTAGATGAGTACCAAGATACCAACCACTCGCAATATCTTATTGTAAAAGCTCTTGCAGATCGTTTTCATAACATTTGCGTTGTGGGTGATGATGCACAGAGTATTTATTCTTTCCGTGGTGCTAACATTAGTAATATCTTAAATTTCCAGAAAGATTACGACAATGTAGGTATGTATCGTCTAGAACAGAATTACAGGTCTACTAGAAATATTGTAAACGCAGCCAATTCCATAATTGCGAATAATAAAGAGCAGTTAGAGAAAGTAGTTTGGACCTCAAATGATGATGGCGGAAGCATAAAAATACACAGGAGTACCACTGATGCAGAAGAAGGTAGGTTCGTTGCGGGTTCCATTTGGGATCACAAAATGAACGAACAATTAGATAATGGTCAGTTTGCAGTTTTGTACCGTACCAACTCGCAATCACGTGCTATTGAAGATGCCTTAAGAAAGCGTGATATTCCCTACCGTATTTACGGTGGACTTTCTTTTTATCAACGTAAAGAAATTAAGGACGTTTTAAGTTATTTGCGCTTGATCATTAACCCTAAAGATGAGGAAGCGCTAAAACGGATTATCAATTTCCCTGCTCGTGGTATAGGTCAAACCACTTTAGATAAGCTAACGGTGGCAGCCAATCATTATAATCGTTCTATTTTTGAGGTTATTCAAAACCTTGATAAGATTAATTTAAAAATTAATGCTGGTACGCAACGAAAACTTCAGGATTTTACCACCATGATCCAAAGTTTTCAAATCATGAACAAAACAACCGATGCTTTTGTTTTAGCCGAACATGTGGCCAAAAAAACAGGTGTTCTTTTAGAGTTTAAAAAGGATGGTACACCAGAAGGAATTGGCAAGATGGAGAATATTGAAGAGCTGCTCAACGGTATTAAAGATTTTGTTGAGGGGCAGAAAGAAATAGACGAAGCTACTGGTAGTATTAGTGAGTTTCTGGAGGATGTTGCCCTGGCAACCGATTTGGATAATGACAAGGGAGATGATGATCGCGTGGCTTTGATGACTATTCATCTAGCTAAGGGGCTTGAATTTCCGTATGTGTATATTGTTGGGATGGAGGAAGACCTTTTTCCTTCCGGCATGAGTATGAATACCCGTAGTGAATTGGAAGAGGAGCGAAGGTTGTTTTACGTAGCATTAACGCGTGCAGAGAAACAGGCCTATCTTACATATACCCAAAATAGATACCGATGGGGAAAATTGATAGACGCTGAACCGAGTCGGTTTTTAGAGGAAATCGATGAAAAATATGTAGAGAACCTTACGCCAATTGATACTGGGTATCGCTACAAGCCACTTTTGGATAATGATATTTTTGGGGAAGTAGATAAAAGTAGATTAAGGCAGGCTAAACCAGTAGGCGGAACACCTCCTAGCCGTAAAAAACCGAATGAAACACAGCTTAGGAAGTTAAGAAAATTGAAACCTGAACTGGCTACTCCTGTTGGGAATACCAATTCTGTAGACCCAAATTTAGCTGAAGGCAGTGTTATTAACCACACTCGTTTTGGTCGTGGTAAAGTAATAAAAATTGAAGGCATAGGTAACGATAGAAAAGCCGAAATTCAATTTGAAAAAGGAGATATAAAGAAATTGCTACTTCGTTTTGCTAAGTTAGAGGTAATAAGCTAATTGATAACTATTTTTCTCGATAACCGAGATTAAATGCCTAGTGGACTTGCCCGGAGGTAGTTTTACATGAAACAAAAAGCCCCATGAATAGATTTCATGGGGTTTTTCTATTTGTCATATATGTGGGCGGGGTATGTTAATGCTGAAAAACAATTGAGAAAGGAATTTCATAGGTTACTCCATTATCAGTAACCAAGACCTTACCATCACTTTTTTGATCCATTTCATTAAGATAATTATCCTCTAGTTGGCCTGTTACTACAGAAGTAGGGTAGTTTAAGAAGTTCTTCACACTCAACGAATTTTCTACAAAAAGTATTTCATCAACCTGAATGCCTTCAATGCTTTCATTGAATGTTATTCTTGCTTGTTTGTAAAATGGTTTATCTGACTTAACACCTATAATGGCTTCGGTTACAACTAGTGTAGGATGTGTTGAAGCGGGTTGTAATATTTCAATCTCTATACCTGTCTCAGCATCATTATTGTTATTGTACCCTATAAGGTTATTTTTCAATTTAAGTTCATAACTGCCACTCTGAACTTTATCCGGAATCGGAAGGCTCAGAGTATTTTCACTGTTTGACTCTACTGGAAAACGATATGAAAGGTCTTTTCCGCTAGCATCCGTTGATGCTAAAACTATTTCAGAAAACTCTCTAAATATATACTCTCCCTTATTTGCAAAGTATAGGTTTTCTCCGGTAACGGTCAGCATATCACCTTTTGTATATACATTTTTGCTAACGGATGCATTTTTAGGACTTCCTCCAGAAACCACTGGGATAGCTTTTCCCCAGTAGTCTATAAGATTGTATTCATATATTTCTCCATCAAGATGAATAGCAAATTTGTAATCGATACCGTTGGGCGCATCTGCAGTATCCAGGTCAGGAAGGGTGAGAACAAAACTCTCATTACCGGACCCAGAGCTATAGGTTGCATTTGTAAATTCATATGCTACACCATCCTTTTTGAGGCTAAAAGTATAATCTTCTAAGCGAGAATGATCTAAGTACAAATTAGCAGAAATGTGAGCTCCAGGGCGGCTTATAACCCTGTCCAATTCGCCATTAATACTAGCATGGCTAAAGTTGGGTGTTCCTTTGCTAAAACGAAGGTCACTATCATTAGTTTCTGTACTATTATCATGTTCAATAAAAATCTCAATCTCATACCTTCCATTTAAATATGATTCTGGTAATCTAGCTGTTACAGCATCACTTCTATAGGATGTATTTTCAATCTTTTCAACAATTAACGGTGTACTTTCACGGGTATGGCTGTTTATCAAATTGACTTTAACACTGTCCAAAATTGGATTGGTGGGATAGGCGTTAAAAGTAATGGTTTCGCCAGGTGCTTTATCGGCAAACATATTTATGCTAAAAGGTGGTAGCTCAACTTGATCAAGACGATTGTCCACACTAACAATATATTTCTTAGAGTCTCCTGAATGGAAAGTAACCGTATAAGTAACTGGATTGGTAAAGTCTAATGTTTCGTCAGATTTAGGTATACTAGTAGCTCCCTCAGGAAGATTAAGGTGAAGCTTTAGAGCCGGAATATTGCTTAGATATGGAATACGATACTGAATTGAATCTGCCTCAGCTTCCGGTTGTTTAATATGGTTAAAATTACTTCTACCTTCAGCCAGATTCATGAAACTAAAAACGACATTTTTGTTTTCGGCATCTTCGTCTTCATTGGCAAGGTTAACTTTATAAATATTGGTGGTGCCGTTTTCCGCGGTAACCGTATAAATTACTTCTTTGGTAAAGTCTTGTGCAACACCGGATTTTGGCGAGATTGTTGCTTTTTCTGAAATGGTTATTACAGGAGTTAAACCCGTCAGATTAATTTCAGCAGGAAATGTGTGTAAGATTTCATTGGAATTGATCACTAGTTGATTTTTTGTGTCTTGAATAGTTACGCTAAATTCCAGTAATTCATTCTTGTCACTTTTTGATTGTGTTTCTTCGGTTTCATTAGAATCTTTAGAGCACGAGACAAAAATTAAAAGAAAACACATTGATAATTTAAATAAGGGGGAGAGTTTCATAAAATAGGGTCTTTAGTTTTATTTCATCGATTTTTATAACGTTTTACGCTATATTTTATTTGTATAATTCGATGAACGGTTTTTGGTGAAATTTTGTTCTTTTGGTTTAGTTATGGGAATAAATTGGTTAGCCAAATTGGATAAAGAAAAATGGATTATTTTTGAAGTGGAGTTAATGATGATAATGTTATGGCTGAGTTTATAAGAATTTACGAAGAGAACCCTAACCCTAAAGAAATTAATAGGGTAGTGGAGGTACTAAGAAAAGGAGGTTTGGTTATCTATCCTACAGATACCGTTTATGGTTTGGGGTGTGATATTACCAACTCGCGTGCACTTGAAAAAATAGCCCGAATAAAGGGTATAAAATTAGCCAAGGCCAATTGGTCTTTTATATGTGAGGATCTCAGCAATCTTTCTGATTATGTGCGTCAAATAGACACGGCTACATTTAAAATATTGAAAAGGGCATTACCTGGTCCGTATACTTTTATTCTTCCGGGTAATACAAATTTGCCTAAAGACTTTAAAAAGAAAAAGACCGTAGGCATTCGTGTGCCTTATAATTCTATAGCTAAAGCTCTTGTGGAGGGTTTGGGCAACCCTATAGTGTCAACTTCTATTAGGGATGATGATGATTTATTGGAGTATACTACCGATCCGGAACTCATTTATGAGAAGTGGGAGAATTTGGTAGATGTTGTGATTGATGGCGGATATGGAGATAATATGGCGTCTACAGTGATTGATCTGTCTACTGGCGAGCCTGAAGTTCTTAGGGAAGGCAAGGGTAGTCTAGATATCTTTTAAGTTGGGTATTAGTTGTTTATTTATAAAACGAGAATATTGGACATAAAAAAACCGCTACTTAATTTAAGTAGCGGTTTTTACTTATGCTTTTATAGCTTCTTAGTTGTTGATGGCAGGATCATCCATACCTTCTTCAATCATGCTATAGAACTGATCAATTTTAGGAAGTACAACAATACGTGTTCTTCTGTTTTTTGATTTTTCAGTTGTAGAAACAGGAACATACTCTGATCTACCGGCAGCAGTCATACGCTTAGGGTCAACATTATAATCATTCTGTAAAATTCTAACTACGGCAGTAGCACGCTTTACACTTAAATCCCAGTTGTCTAATAAAACGCCATGTCTTCCGTAAGGAACATCATCAGTATGGCCTTCTACCATAAACTCAAAATCTGGCTTGTTGTTCACAACTTGTGCAACTTTTCCAAGAATATTTTTTGCTTTGCTAGTAACATTGTAGCTACCACTACTAAACAATAATTTATCTGAGATAGATACAAAAACAACACCTTTTTCTACACTAATTTGAATGTCTTCGTCATCTAAGTTACCTAAAACACCTTTTAAGCTCTGAACCAAAGAAAGGTTTACAGAATCTCTTCTAGTGATTGCATCTTGTAACTTACGAATAGTAAGATCTTTCTCTTGTAAGCTTTCCAAAGACTTCTCAAGGTTCTCGGCACCTTTAGATGTCAAGGTAGTCAAGTTGCCCATGTTATTGATCAACTCTTGGTTATTCGCTTTTAAAAATGAATTCTGATCTTGTAATGTTTTTAGTCTAGAACTAGCAGTAGCCTTTTCTTCTAAACAATCGTTCAATTTAACCGTTGCGGAATTTAAAAGATCCTGAGCTTCCTTGTGCTTGGTTTCTAAATCTGAATACTTCTTCTGTGAAACACATGAGGACAACAACAAGGTCACTCCTAAACAGCCTAAAATTAATTTCTTCATAATGAGAGTTACTAGTATTTAATGTTTGTTATTTGATTTTTTTATAAGCGTCACTAAGCTACAAAATTATATAATCGTCAAGCTCAGTATTGGTAAAATTAGTTAATGTTTTACTAAATCGTTAAAATTCTTTATATGATGTACGAAATGCTGCCATACAATGGACTTCACCTTATAATACTTTGGGATAAAATTAGCTTTTTCACGCCTTTTATACATCTTTCCAAAATGTCTATAAAAACTTAAATGCGCCTTTAAAATGGCAAAACAGTGCGTGAATTTTAGCTGAAAAATGAAGCGTAAAGCCGCAACACCATCTGACAAGAGGCGTATGAGTACTAAAATCAATGCTTTTCTTCGTGGTAAGTTTTTCATCAAGGAAAAAAGAGAATTTCTAAAATTAAGAAAAGTCTTTTTCGGATTCATGTTACTTAGGGTTGAACCTCCCAAATGATAGACATGAGAAGTACCTACATATAAGATTTTATATCCCTTATTTTTTGCTCTCCAACATAAATCAACCTCTTCTTGATGGGCAAAGTAATCTTCGTCAAAACCTTTTAAATCCCAAAAGACATCACTTTTAATGAACATACATGCTCCAGTAGCCCAGAATATTTCAATAATATCATCATATTGACCTTTGTCTTCCTCTAGTTCCTGAAAAATTCGACCTCTACAAAACGGATAGCCCAGCTGATCAATGAAGCCACCACCTGCACCTGCATATTCAAAATGATCTTTACGCATCAAATCGAGGATTTTTGGCTGAATAATGGCCGCATCCTTATTTTCGTTAAATGCTTTAATGATAGGTTCTAACCATCCCTCTGTAACTTCTACATCAGAATTTAGAAGACAGTATACATCTGCTTCAACACTTTTTAAGCCTATATTATAGCCTGTGGTAAATCCGCCATTTTTAGCGTTTTGAACAACGGTGACATTAGGGTAGTTGGTCTCAACAAAAGCCACAGAGCCATCCGTAGATGCGTTATCTACAACGTATATATCTGCACCATCGGAATATTGAATGACCGATGGCAGGTACCTTTCAAGAAGTACCTCTCCGTTCCAATTAAGTATGACTATGGCTATACGCAAGACGATGGCAAATTAACGGCTAAAATCAGGAATATTCCTTAGAAAAGTATACTTTTCTGACGTAAAATCCATTTTACAATAAAAATGGTCAAGTCCATTGGTCACCATCAGGAAGTCTGCTTTAAGTTCTAGGTTATAGCGCGCTATTTGATCAAAGGTAATTTGGCTAATACTTATTTCGGGAGCTTTGCATTCTACGAGTATGTGAATGCTCCCATCTGAATTAAAAACAACTACATCATACCTTTTTTTAATGTTATTGATAATCAGCTGTTTCTCCACATTTACTAAGCTTTTTGGGTATTTTTTTTCTATCACAAGATAATTAACCACATGTTGTCTTACCCATTCTTCCGGTTGCAGAACCACAAATTTTTTGCGTATGGTGTCAAAAATACGCACGTTATTTTCGCTACTTTTGAAACGGAATTTATACTCAGGGAAATTAAGGGGTACCATATAGCAAATTTGATGATTTTTTTTGGATGGATGAAGCAAAACAAATAGTTAACGATATTAAAAACGGCATAATTAAACCCATATATTTTTTATTTGGGGAGGAGCCCTATTATATTGATGCCATTGCCTCATATATTGAGAAAAATTTACTTGCGGAAGAGGAAAAGGGTTTTAATCAAATGGTTCTTTATGGAAAAGATGTAACCATAGATGATATTGTTGCTAATGCAAAAAGATATCCTATGATGGCAGAACGTCAAGTAGTCATTGTTAAAGAGGCTCAGCATTTAGTGCGCACCATTGAAAACTTGACCGCTTATGTAGATAACCCCCAAGTAACAACGGTATTGGTTGTTTGTTATAAGTACAAAAAATTAGACAAGCGTAAGAAGCTATATAAGTCGGTGCAAAAGGCTGGGGTTCTTTTTGAGAGCAAAAAGCTATACGAAAACCAAGTTTCTGATTGGATTAGGAAAAATTTACAGGGAAGGGGATACAACATTTCTCATAAAGCTGCAATTCTACTTACTGAGTATTTAGGAACTGACTTGAGCCGTATTAATAATGAAATAGAAAAGCTTCAACTGGTATTGCCAAAACAGAGTGAGATTACCCCAGCAGAGATTGAAGCTCACATTGGTATTAGTAAAGATTATAATAATTTTGAGCTGAAAAAGGCCATTGGTGAGAGAAATGTGCTGAAAGCCACGCGGATAATCAATTATTTTGCGCAAAACCCAAAAGATAATCCATTTGTTCTCACCGTTACTTTATTACATACCTTTTTTAGTCAGCTTTTGCAATACCATGGTTTAAAGGATCATTCTCCCAAAAGTGTTGCGAGCGCACTACGAATTAACCCGTATTTTGTGGGTGAGTTTCAGACAGCGGCACGAAATTATCCTATGAGAAAAGTAAGCGGAATTATATCTGCTCTTCGTGAAATGGATTTGAAAGGAAAAGGAGTAGGAGCTAACGTTAATTCACAAGCAGATCTTTTAAAAGAACTATTGGTGAAAATTTTATAAGTTATCTTTTGTCTATACTGAATTTTCCGGGTCCTAAAAGAATAATAGAAACGAATACCGCAAAATAAATTAAGGCTAACTCTTTCTTCTGAAAAGGGTCTGCTCCATGTATAAGGAAGGCTGCAACTGCCATAGTAACAGCTGTAGGTATGGCTACCCATCTGGTCTTAAAGCCAAATATGATTAAAATTGGACAAACCAACTCTGCTAGCACAGCTAAAAATAAAGAAGGTGTTGCGCCTATACCTATAGGGTCCGCAAATTCAACACCATTGATTAACATTTGCAATTTTCCATATCCATGAACAGCCATCATTGCAGATGCTGAGATTCGTAATAGAGCTAGGCCAATATCTTTCAAAAGTGTGTTAGACATGTATTTTTTAATTTGTATTAATGATAAAAGTATTGTTTTTTACGAATTGACCAAAATACAAATGAAACAAATAATTCTACTGGAACAACTTGGTTTATGGTGCTGTTAGTAAATTAAATACCAATAGGTTTGATAACGAAGTGTTTAGCGTAGTTTAGGGAAGCTTTCAGGGTCTAATTCATTCATAATCGCATATACTTTTTCAAATACATCTTCTGTATTGGGTTTTGAAAAATAGTCGCCATCCGTGCCATATGCGGGTCTGTGAGGTTGGGCGCTTAAAGTTTGTGGTGCGGAGTCTAAATAGGCATATGCTCCTTGATTTTCTATAATTTCGCGAAGCAAATAAGCTGAACATCCCCCAGGGACATCTTCATCTATCACCAATAATCTATTTGTTTTCTTTACACTTTCTAAAGTGTCATGGTGTATATCAAATGGCAGTAAAGTTTGTGCATCGATTACTTCGGCGTCAATACCAACTTCTTTTAATTCTTCAGCAGCTTTTAATACAATTCTAAGTGTAGATCCATAGGAGACCAAAGTAATGTCACTCCCGTGTTTAAGAGTTTCAACTTTACCGATAGGTGTACAGAATTCCCCCAGGTTTACCGGTTTTCTTTCTTTTAGCCTGTAGCCATTTAAACTTTCAATTACAAGCGCAGGCTCATCTGTTTTTAAAAGGGTATTATAAAAACCTGCCGCTTGCGTCATGTTTCGCGGAGAAAGAATATACATGCCACGGAGTGAATGAATCAATGTTCCCATAGGAGAACCTGAATGCCATATACCCTCTAGACGATGCCCTCTTGTACGCACAATTAAAGGTGCTTTTTGTTTTCCAAAAGTCCGGTACCTTAAACAGGCTACATCATCTGTTAGTGTTGCTAGAGCATAAAATATGTAATCTAAATATTGAATTTCGGCTATAGGTCGGAGCCCTCTCATGGCCATTCCTGTTCCTTGCCCAATAATGGTAGTTTCCCGTATGCCCGTATCTGCTACTCGGAATTTACCATATTTCTTTTGCAGTCCCTCAAGGCCTTGGTTTACATCACCAATAGCACCACTGTCTTCACCAAAAACCAGACTGTTGGGGTATTTTTCAAATATCTTGTCAAAATTATCGCGTAGAATAACGCGTCCGTCAACGTTTTCTATTGTGTCTGCATAAACCGGTTTGATTTCTGCAACATTCTTAGCACCTGTAGGGCCATCATTATATAAATTGGCACTATATTTTGGTTGAGTTTCTTTAAGGAAAGAGTTCGTCCAGTTTAAAAGTTCCTGTTTTTCCGAAAATGACTCTCCAATTAAATATCTTAACGCTTTTCTTGAACTTACAGCTAAATCTTTTTTAACGGGCTCTTCAATGGCTATGAGATCGTTTTTTACTTTTGCTATAAAGTTTTTGTTCTGGCTTTTAGCAGATGTTTTATCCAATAATTGGACTAGCTCTTTTTTGAGTGCTTTGTGCTCCTCTAGGTATTCTGACCATGCTTCTCTTTTTGCAGAACGTACTTCTCTAACGATATTCTTTTCTATTGCTTTAAGTTCTTCGTCCGTAGTAATTCCGGTTTCAAGAATCCACTCACGAAAACGCTTGTTACAGTCATTTTCTTTTTCCCATTCTAGCCTTTCAGCATCTTTATAACGTTCATGTGAACCAGAAGAGGAATGGCCTTGGGGCTGCGTAAGTTCTGTTACGTGAATAATAACGGGCACATGTTCGTCTCTAGCAATGTCAGAAGCATTTTCATAGGCATGCATAAGAGCCGTGTAATCCCATCCCTTAACTTTAAGGATTTCATAGCCTTCTTTTTCTTCGGTGCGCTTAAAACCGCTGAGCATTTCAGAAATATCTTCCTTAGTAGTATGATATTCAGCTGGTACGGAAATACCATAATCATCATCCCAAATACTAATTACCATTGGAACCTGAAGTACGCCTGCAGCATTAATTGTTTCTAAAAACATACCTTCACTGGTACTGGCGTTACCAATAGTACCCCAAGCTACTTCATTACCTTTGTTAGAGAAATTGGTTGCATCCACACCTTCTAAATTCCTATACATTTGCGATGCTTGGGCAAGTCCCAGCAACCGCGGCATTTGCCCGGCCGTACAAGATATATCTGCACTACTGTTTTTCTGTTCGGTAAGATTTTTCCAGCTACCATCCTCGTTAAGGCTGTGGGTCACATAATGACCGCCCATTTGTCTACCTGCGCTCATAGGCTCTTTCTCAATATCGGTAGTGGCATAAAGTCCATGAAACATTTCCTTAGGGTTCGTTAACCCCAAAGCTAGCATGAACGTTTGATCGCGGTAATATCCGCTTCGGAAATCACCATCTTTAAAAGAGCGGGCCATGGCCAATTGCGGCAGCTCTTTACCGTCTCCGAAAATCCCAAATTTTGCCTTACCGGTCAAAACCTCTTTTCTACCCAATAAACTTACTGTTCTGCTAAGAACGGCAATTTTGTAATCGCTTATAATTTGGGTCTTGAAATCATCAAACGTAATATCGTTACTTGTTTTAGGCGATGTATCCATTAAGCTGTGAGAATTTTCACAAAAATAGCAAACTAGAAGCATTTTTACAATGCTTGCACAACATACTTTATTAAAATATATTTAAAAAAGACTACGAACGAATGGTATTATGATAATTATCAGTTGTGAAATTTATTTTTTATTAAGAATTCAATAACCAAATCTTAAAACCATTTTCTAGTAAATAGCCCTATCAAGGTTTTTGGACTTACAGTAACGATAAATCTAATTTTCTCACCATACTGAGGTTGTGAGACTTCCCATCCATTATTGGAATATACGGGTAGATAGAGTTCAAAATAATCCGTAAGAAGGTTAAGACGAACTCCTGAATCATAAACAAACTTGCCACTTACACCTTTGTTCTTTACGTAACCTAAATCACTATATACTTCAATCCACTTCCAAAGATTTACACTTGTGTTAATGGTGGTAAGGTAGTCATTGGCAAATCTATATTCCTCTGGAAGAAAGGATTTAAAACCACCTTCTGCAATAATAATCTGTTGGCTATAAATACCAGAATCTTCCGATCGTCCCAAATACCCATAATCAAACAAATAATCCGTAGGGCGGTCTAAAGCAAAACTATAGTAGTTAGGGTCTGTATAATCTGTTGTTTTGTTTCTTATAAATTTACCTGCATAAAAACGAAAGTTGAATTGACGGTTGCTCTCAAATAACTTACGATACTCTAACTCAAAAGCAACTTTGGTAAAGTCATTGGCATGCTGCGCATCTGCAAACCAAGAAACATAATTTATTATGCCTGGGTTTCTGTTGGTGTATCTAACGTTTAGAATACTATAATCTGGCGGGGTTTCAAAGTCACCTAAATTCTCATCTTTATCTCGTAAAACATTTACATATCTAAAATTCAGGAACTCTCTTTTGTTTGAAATTAAATTTTCAGGTCGCCATCCAAAAGTAATGGAAGGTGTTATAGTAGAATATCTAGAGTTTTCTTGAAAATGATACGTAGACCCACCAAGCCTAAAATTGGCTACATACAAACCACTTTTGCTAAGGTATTTACGATATGAAAAACTTCCTGAGCCTACGAAACTCTTTTCTCGAAAAGAATAAGAAGGTGAGAAATCATAAACAAAAGGACGCTCCAAGAAGGTTTTGTTATACAATCGCATGCCTGGGGTCCATCCATCATAAATATTAAAGTTGAGAATGGGAACGTAGAAAACCTGATTGTAATAGGGGTTTTCAGAATCTTTAAAGAAAGTAAACTTTAGCTTTTTATTTCCAGAGAAAAAGCCGCCCAAAGACTTCCAATTGTCCCGTTGG
This genomic interval from Zobellia roscoffensis contains the following:
- a CDS encoding ATP-dependent helicase, whose translation is MKNFIDELNDAQRAPVLHKDGPLMVIAGAGSGKTRVLTFRIAYLMQQGVDPFNILALTFTNKAAREMKERIAKIAGRSETKNLWMGTFHSVFAKLLRYDGDKLGFPSNFTIYDTQDSQRLLASIIKEMGLDKDIYKYKQVQNRISSFKNSLITVKAYLNNPDLVEADAMAKRPRIGEIYQNYVDRCFKAGAMDFDDLLLRTNELLNRFPEVLAKYQDRFRYILVDEYQDTNHSQYLIVKALADRFHNICVVGDDAQSIYSFRGANISNILNFQKDYDNVGMYRLEQNYRSTRNIVNAANSIIANNKEQLEKVVWTSNDDGGSIKIHRSTTDAEEGRFVAGSIWDHKMNEQLDNGQFAVLYRTNSQSRAIEDALRKRDIPYRIYGGLSFYQRKEIKDVLSYLRLIINPKDEEALKRIINFPARGIGQTTLDKLTVAANHYNRSIFEVIQNLDKINLKINAGTQRKLQDFTTMIQSFQIMNKTTDAFVLAEHVAKKTGVLLEFKKDGTPEGIGKMENIEELLNGIKDFVEGQKEIDEATGSISEFLEDVALATDLDNDKGDDDRVALMTIHLAKGLEFPYVYIVGMEEDLFPSGMSMNTRSELEEERRLFYVALTRAEKQAYLTYTQNRYRWGKLIDAEPSRFLEEIDEKYVENLTPIDTGYRYKPLLDNDIFGEVDKSRLRQAKPVGGTPPSRKKPNETQLRKLRKLKPELATPVGNTNSVDPNLAEGSVINHTRFGRGKVIKIEGIGNDRKAEIQFEKGDIKKLLLRFAKLEVIS
- a CDS encoding DUF5018 domain-containing protein, with translation MCFLLIFVSCSKDSNETEETQSKSDKNELLEFSVTIQDTKNQLVINSNEILHTFPAEINLTGLTPVITISEKATISPKSGVAQDFTKEVIYTVTAENGTTNIYKVNLANEDEDAENKNVVFSFMNLAEGRSNFNHIKQPEAEADSIQYRIPYLSNIPALKLHLNLPEGATSIPKSDETLDFTNPVTYTVTFHSGDSKKYIVSVDNRLDQVELPPFSINMFADKAPGETITFNAYPTNPILDSVKVNLINSHTRESTPLIVEKIENTSYRSDAVTARLPESYLNGRYEIEIFIEHDNSTETNDSDLRFSKGTPNFSHASINGELDRVISRPGAHISANLYLDHSRLEDYTFSLKKDGVAYEFTNATYSSGSGNESFVLTLPDLDTADAPNGIDYKFAIHLDGEIYEYNLIDYWGKAIPVVSGGSPKNASVSKNVYTKGDMLTVTGENLYFANKGEYIFREFSEIVLASTDASGKDLSYRFPVESNSENTLSLPIPDKVQSGSYELKLKNNLIGYNNNNDAETGIEIEILQPASTHPTLVVTEAIIGVKSDKPFYKQARITFNESIEGIQVDEILFVENSLSVKNFLNYPTSVVTGQLEDNYLNEMDQKSDGKVLVTDNGVTYEIPFSIVFQH
- a CDS encoding L-threonylcarbamoyladenylate synthase, with translation MAEFIRIYEENPNPKEINRVVEVLRKGGLVIYPTDTVYGLGCDITNSRALEKIARIKGIKLAKANWSFICEDLSNLSDYVRQIDTATFKILKRALPGPYTFILPGNTNLPKDFKKKKTVGIRVPYNSIAKALVEGLGNPIVSTSIRDDDDLLEYTTDPELIYEKWENLVDVVIDGGYGDNMASTVIDLSTGEPEVLREGKGSLDIF
- a CDS encoding OmpA/MotB family protein, whose amino-acid sequence is MKKLILGCLGVTLLLSSCVSQKKYSDLETKHKEAQDLLNSATVKLNDCLEEKATASSRLKTLQDQNSFLKANNQELINNMGNLTTLTSKGAENLEKSLESLQEKDLTIRKLQDAITRRDSVNLSLVQSLKGVLGNLDDEDIQISVEKGVVFVSISDKLLFSSGSYNVTSKAKNILGKVAQVVNNKPDFEFMVEGHTDDVPYGRHGVLLDNWDLSVKRATAVVRILQNDYNVDPKRMTAAGRSEYVPVSTTEKSKNRRTRIVVLPKIDQFYSMIEEGMDDPAINN
- a CDS encoding glycosyltransferase family 2 protein — its product is MRIAIVILNWNGEVLLERYLPSVIQYSDGADIYVVDNASTDGSVAFVETNYPNVTVVQNAKNGGFTTGYNIGLKSVEADVYCLLNSDVEVTEGWLEPIIKAFNENKDAAIIQPKILDLMRKDHFEYAGAGGGFIDQLGYPFCRGRIFQELEEDKGQYDDIIEIFWATGACMFIKSDVFWDLKGFDEDYFAHQEEVDLCWRAKNKGYKILYVGTSHVYHLGGSTLSNMNPKKTFLNFRNSLFSLMKNLPRRKALILVLIRLLSDGVAALRFIFQLKFTHCFAILKAHLSFYRHFGKMYKRREKANFIPKYYKVKSIVWQHFVHHIKNFNDLVKH
- a CDS encoding type I restriction enzyme HsdR N-terminal domain-containing protein, which gives rise to MVPLNFPEYKFRFKSSENNVRIFDTIRKKFVVLQPEEWVRQHVVNYLVIEKKYPKSLVNVEKQLIINNIKKRYDVVVFNSDGSIHILVECKAPEISISQITFDQIARYNLELKADFLMVTNGLDHFYCKMDFTSEKYTFLRNIPDFSR